The proteins below come from a single Papaver somniferum cultivar HN1 chromosome 11, ASM357369v1, whole genome shotgun sequence genomic window:
- the LOC113323691 gene encoding mini zinc finger protein 1-like produces MRPQKETNTVSNGSVRRSDHHENNGIVKYRECRKNHAANIGGYAVDGCREFMASGEEGTSASLKCAACNCHRNFHRREELINESYYDCSSNSSTRK; encoded by the coding sequence ATGAGACCTCAAAAAGAAACCAACACAGTTTCAAACGGTTCTGTCAGGAGGAGTGATCACCATGAGAATAATGGTATTGTTAAATACAGGGAGTGTAGAAAGAATCACGCGGCAAATATCGGTGGATATGCCGTTGATGGTTGTAGAGAATTCATGGCTTCAGGAGAAGAAGGAACAAGTGCTTCTCTCAAGTGTGCTGCTTGTAATTGTCATAGGAATTTTCATAGAAGGGAAGAATTGATAAATGAAAGTTATTATGATTGTTCCTCGAACTCATCGACTAGGAAATGA